Part of the Pedobacter roseus genome is shown below.
TATTATTGAGACTAAGAAGATTAATAGCTGAAGATAAAATGAATTCTGAAGATGTTGCTATATACTTTGTAGAAAAAGAAGGTAATGAGTCTAAAATAAGAGAAATTAAACTCCAAGAAAATGGGCACATAAACCCGATTGACTGGCCAAAAGATTTTTTAGCAGAAACATTAAAAGAATCAATTGCCCTTGCTACAGAACAGTCTAAAAGGAGAAAAAAATGATAGATATTGTTCTAGATACATGCACTTTAGTCCATGCTAACAATTCTGATTCAGATTATCAGGAGCATTCTATTAGTTTAATAAATAAACTTTTAGAAAACTCAACTTTAGTTACGGTTGATGAAGGATTTAGCTTAGATGAATCGAACCATTCCAGCTATATAGCTCTGGAATATTTAAAGCACCTTACTCCAGGGATGTTAGGCCATAGCCTTTTATCTTTTTTAGCTTCTAACGAAAGATTCAGTTTTATTTCAAATAAAGTTCCAAAATCCACAAAGAATTATATCGAACAAAAGATACGTAATAAAAAAGATAGAATGTTCTTGCGAGTAGCTTATAATTCTCAAGAGAAAACCCTTGCTTCTCATGACTACACTGATTATCAGAAAAACAAAAGAAAAACAATAAAGAAAGATATTGATGTTTTAATAGTTGATGCTGAGGATGTAAACGAAAGCTTATAGTTTCTATAATACTTATGTATTCGACAGTTCTCAATCTAATAGAGCTTTTTTTCTTTTTTTTTGCGAGAAGGTTAAACTAATATTGTAAAAAATTATAGGGATAGCTTTCGAGCCGAAGAACCACTACAATTGTTTTTTAAATACCTTTAGATTATTATCTACCTTAATGAGGAATTAGGCTAGATATGACAACTTTGTGCGCGAATTCCCAATCTTACTCCTCTTTCTTCTGAAACTTATAAAACAAATACCCTAAAAAAGGCAAAATCAGCACACTCCCCAATAAAAGGGCTAAACCCAAACTGTAAATGGTCTTCTCTGGTCCAGCGGTTTCTAACAGCGAAATTGCATTTCCGCTTTTTAAGCGGATAAAATTTGGAAAGTGGGCATAACTAATCGCCAGAAGGATCATCGTTACCTGGAAGCCCGCTAAAATGCGTAAAACCTTGGTTTTGCCTTTAATTAACAGGTACCATAACAAAACAAGAGATAAACTGGCCAGAACAATGGCCGATAAACCTACATTACTTTTAAAAACCCAATCGATCAATGGAATTTTGTCACGCTGTGCGGCAATAAATACCATGGCACCAAAAACTACCGCTGCGATATTCATAAATTCGGCCTTTTTAATGAAACGGCGTTTATCATGGTATTCATTGGTTTCGCCAATAAGATAAATAGCCGCAAGAAAACCGCAAAGTGCTACTGTAAAGAAGCCCACAGCGATTGAAAACCAGTTTAACCAGCCCGATATATAAGCAGTATAGAAATCAGTCGCTTGTATGTCGATATGGCCCGAAATCAGGCTTCCGGCAATGATGCCTAAGAATAAAGCGGTCACAAAACTCGAATACCTGAAAATGCGGTTGTACAGCCACTGCATATCATCTTTAACGGCATCATAATGGCGGAATACAAAAGCCGTACCACGGGCAATAATACCGATGAGCATAATGGCCAATGGAATATGCAGGTAAACGGACATGGTGGTATAAATATGCGGAAAACCCACAAAAAGGATCACAATAGCAATAATCAGCCACATGTGGTTGGCCTCCCAAACCGGACCGATGGCCTGATACATGGTTTTTCGGGTTCTGCTCCTGTTTTTTGTTGAAGTAAACAGTTCTATAATTCCTGCGCCAAAATCGGCCCCACCCAATAAAAAGTAGAGCAGAATGGCCATGCATAAAAATGTAATTACAACGTATTCCATAGTCTATATTTTTGCCACAGATTTGCACAAATCTTGAATTGTTCTACCACAGCCACTAAATTTTTATCCGTGTTCATCCTTTTTATCTGTGGTTAATTAATTATTTGTTGCTGGTTTATTATAAAGCACAGGCACCATTTTAATCTGTCTGTAAAGCAAAAACGTTACGATAATGCTTAGCGATACATAAATTGCAGAAAAGATGTAAAATGAGTAGGCAATACCTGGCATGGGCGTAACTGCATCTTTAGTGCGCATAATGCCATAAATAATCCATGGCTGCCTGCCAACCTCAGTAACCACCCAACCGGCCTCTAAAGCGAGATAACCAAGCGGAATGGCAAAGACGAACAGTTTTAACAGCCAGCGCTTTTCGGTTAAAGGTTTCTTTTTAAAAAGGATGAAAAAATAGATTAACGCTACCAAAAGTAATAGTGTACCTATCCCCACCATAATCTGGAAAGCGTAATGTGTTATAGCGACTGGTGGATGTTCATTTTCCGGGATCTGATCCAAGCCCTTAACTTCTGCTTTAAAATCGCCATGCGCCAGAAAACTTAAAGCTCCCGGAATCTTGATTGCGCCTTTTACCGTTTTATCTTTTTCGTTTACAATACCACCAATCAAAAGCGGTGCTGGTTTTTCAGTTTTGTATAGCGCTTCCATTGCAGCCAATTTAGCTGGCTGACGTTTGGCAACGTCTTTCGCAGAAATATCTCCGCTTAAAGGTTGCAATAAGGCACCAATACATGCAAATATAGCAGCAATCTTAAAGGCTTTTAAATGGAATGCTGCATTTCTGTTACGAAGGATCATTAACGCATGTACACCAGCTACAGCAAAACCTGTAGCAGTAAAAGCGGCCAAACACATGTGTAAAGCCTGACTAAACCATGCT
Proteins encoded:
- a CDS encoding cytochrome d ubiquinol oxidase subunit II, translated to MEYVVITFLCMAILLYFLLGGADFGAGIIELFTSTKNRSRTRKTMYQAIGPVWEANHMWLIIAIVILFVGFPHIYTTMSVYLHIPLAIMLIGIIARGTAFVFRHYDAVKDDMQWLYNRIFRYSSFVTALFLGIIAGSLISGHIDIQATDFYTAYISGWLNWFSIAVGFFTVALCGFLAAIYLIGETNEYHDKRRFIKKAEFMNIAAVVFGAMVFIAAQRDKIPLIDWVFKSNVGLSAIVLASLSLVLLWYLLIKGKTKVLRILAGFQVTMILLAISYAHFPNFIRLKSGNAISLLETAGPEKTIYSLGLALLLGSVLILPFLGYLFYKFQKKEE
- a CDS encoding cytochrome ubiquinol oxidase subunit I, translated to MDDFIAARSQMALSLGFHIIFSCIGMVMPFFMAVSHYKWLKTNDEVYKNLTKAWSKGVAIFFATGAVSGTMLSFELGLLWPKFMDHAGPIFGMPFSLEGTAFFIEAIALGFFLYGWNKLNKWFHWFTGMVVGVSGLASGILVVAANAWMNSPAGFDFVNGQYLNIDPIQAMFNKAWFSQALHMCLAAFTATGFAVAGVHALMILRNRNAAFHLKAFKIAAIFACIGALLQPLSGDISAKDVAKRQPAKLAAMEALYKTEKPAPLLIGGIVNEKDKTVKGAIKIPGALSFLAHGDFKAEVKGLDQIPENEHPPVAITHYAFQIMVGIGTLLLLVALIYFFILFKKKPLTEKRWLLKLFVFAIPLGYLALEAGWVVTEVGRQPWIIYGIMRTKDAVTPMPGIAYSFYIFSAIYVSLSIIVTFLLYRQIKMVPVLYNKPATNN